ATCGAGTCCACCAGGAGCACGTCGGGCGCGGCTTCGGCGGCGCGCAGGAGAATCGTATCCAGCTCCGTTTCGGCCAGCAGCGTGACGGAACCGGCGGGCGTGTCCATGCGGTCCGCGCGCAGCTTCACCTGGTGCGCGGACTCCTCGCCGGAGACGTAGAGCGGCCTGTGCTGTCCACCCTCCAGCCGGGCCGCGACCTGCAGGAGGATGGTCGACTTGCCGATCCCCGGCTCGCCGCCGATGAGGATCACCGAGCCCGGCACGATCCCGCCGCCCAGCACGAAGTCGAACTCCGCGAGGCCGGTGGTCCAGCGGCGCCGTTCCGTTCCTTCCACGTCGCGCAGGCGCACAGGCGCGGCCCCGCTCGCGACGCGCGCCTCGCCCGCCCCCGCACCGCGCGAGCGCTTGGGCGCGGTGGGCTCCTCCACCAGGGTGTTCCACTCGCGGCAGCCGGGGCACTGCCCCTGCCACCTGGCTGTCTCCGTGCCGCAGTCGCGGCAGAAAAACGCGGTCTTCGTCCTCGCCATCGCTCCCGTGTCTCCGCTGGGGCCTCGTCTGAATAATACCCCGCTCGCCCCCGCGGGTGCGGGCTTTCCGGCCCGCCGCCACAACTTCGCCACCGGCCAAACGGTGGTGTTCGTTCCAGCTTCCTAACGGCTGGTCTCACGCGGAGGCGCGGAGACGCAGAGAGAGCTTCCCGTCACTCGCCCGGGGAGAAGCTGCTCCCGCCGTCGCGCGGGCTGAAGCTCTCGAAGCGCGTGAACTCCTTGCGGAACATCAGGTTGATCTTCCCCGTCGCGCCGTTACGCTGCTTGCCGATGATCAGCTCGGCGAGCCCTTCCAGCGAGTTCCCTTCCTTGTCCGTCGGCCCGAAGTAGTACTCGGGGCGGTACAGGAACATGATGACGTCCGCGTCCTGCTCGATTGCTCCCGAGTTGTGGCTGACGATCCCGTCCGCCAGCCAGTTGGCGGGTCCCGGGACCGTGAGGTCGAACACCTCTTCCTCGCCATCCGGCGCGACTTCGACCACGCGGTCCCAGAAGAGGTCGTTCGCGGCCTGGGTGCGCAGCGCATCGTCGTCCAGCAGCTCGGCGTACTCGGCGACCACCGCGCGCGAGGGTGCGAAGTCGAAGTGCGCCGTGCCGCCGTAGCTGGTGCCCCGCGCGGCGGCCATGGCGCGCTGCGAGATCCCCTGCTCCGCCATCGCCGCCTTCACGCGCCCGAACACCTCATGGGGCAGCGTGTCGACGTTGGTGTTCGGCTCCACGTCCGCGAGCTGCTCGGCCAGCCGCGCCGCCGGCTCCGCGCGAGGTCCAAAGCCGCCGACCACATCGAGGAAGCGGCGCTGATCGGCCGCGCCGGAAACCGCCACGGCGAAGACCGGGCGCGCGGTGGCGTGCGGCACCTCGCGAATGCGCGCCATGATCCCCAGGCGCAGAAGGAGCGCCGCCACGTCGCCCGCGAGGCCGGGGCTGCACGTGGAGAAGTACACGGACGACGATCCGCGCATCTCCGCCGGACGCGCGTAGATGGCGCCGTCCGTCGCCCACAGGTGTCGCAGGAGAATCGCGATCTGCTCGTCTCGCAGCCGGAATACGCCAGCCGGGAGCCGCTTCTGGTGCGAGCGCTGGCCAAAGATCCCCAGCTCGCGAAGCCACAGGTTGACCCCCGCCGGATGCCAGCGGTTGCCGTTCCCGCTGATGACGAGCTGGTGCCAGTTGCCGCGTCCCGCGTGGCGGTTGACCACGACTCCGAACTCCGCCTCCGCGGCTTCCGTGACCATCCGGCTGTTCTCTTCGGACGCCGTGGTGTAGCGGAGCGGCTGCCCGGACAGGTAGCTGCCGTCGCCCACCAGATGTCCAAGCAGCGCCAGCCGCGCCTCGCTCCACGTCTCCGGCTCCAGCGGCTCGGGAAGCCGCCGCGCCAGCGCGACGCGATCGCCCGGCGCGAGCTCGCCCGCGTGCACCCACCCGGCGCCGCCGAGCACGCGGTGCTGCGCCGTGCAGCGCAGGGTGCGCCCGCTGGCCAGCCGCACCCGCAGCACCGGCTTGCGCCCCACGGACCAGACGAGGTCCGCCTGCGCATGCACCAGCTCGCCCTGTTCCGAGACCGCGACCACCCGCGGCGTGGTGCCGACCAGCTCGCGGATGGGAACGCGGCGCCCGTCGCTCAGCACCACCAGCGTCTCGCCCGGCACGCACTCGCGGAGGTCGGACATCATCGGGCGCTTGTCCGGACGCGACTCCACGGCGCGGCTGAGCTGCGAAAGCGCCACCACGGGCACGTCCAGCTCCTTGGCGAGCGCCTTGAGGCCGCGGGAGATCTCGGAGACTTCTTGCTGGCGGTTCTCCGTCTTCCCCTTGCCCACCATGAGCTGTAGGTAGTCGACGATGATCATCGCCAGGTCCGGGCGGTCGGACTTGAGGCGGCGGGCTTTGGCGCGCATCTCCAGCACCGAGATGCCGGCCGTGTCGTCGATGTAGATTGGCGCGGTGTTCAGGTAGCCGGCGGCGGTGGCGAGGCGGGCGTACTCGTCGTCCATCAGCCGTCCGCGGCGCAGCCGGCTGGCATCCACGCGCGCTTCGGCGCACAGCACGCGCTGCACGAGCGACTCCTTGCTCATTTCGAGCGAGAAGAAGGCGACAGGCGCCTTCGCGGAGATGGCCGCGTGCTGGGCGATGTTGAGCGTGAACGCCGTGTTGTGCACGCAAACGTCGTTGGCGACGAAGTTGTGCGTGGCCGGGATGGTGAGGTCGTAGACCTGGCGCATCCCGAGCGGCTCAACGGAGACAACCTCGTCCCAGTACACGTCGCTGTCCGCAAGTGCGCGCAACTCGGTGTCGTCGAGCGCGTCCGCGAAGGCGCGCAGGCGACGGCGCGAGAGCGAGCGTTTGCCTGCGTGCACGTTGGTCCATCCCTCGATCCCGGCGCGGCGCGCGAGCGAGGCCCACGACTCCTCACCCTTGGCCGCTTCGATGCGCGCCCATACGCCCCGCGGGATCAGGTCCCGGTTCGTCTGGTAGCGCTTCGCTCCCACTGCGGCCACGGCGCGGCCGAGCGCCTCTTCCTTGCCGAAGATGCCGATCTCGCGCGCAAAGGTGCGGATCGACTCCGCGTCCGTGATGTCGAGCTGCCACGCCGTGCGGCGGCCGTCGCGGTACTTCACCTCGCGGCGCCGCAACTGCGCGATCACGCGGAAGCGCAGGAGCAGGTGCTGAAGCTGGCGCGCAAGGCGCTCGCTGACCGTCTCGTAGCCGAGCTGCGCCTGCCCCGAGGCGAGCACCGTCGCCCAGCCGTCCGTCGCAAAGAGGCGGTTGAGGAAGAGCGCGACTTGCGGGCGCACGAGCGTGAACACTGGCGCGGGGACGAACTTCCCGGCCGCGTTCTTCCCCATCAGGCCGAGCCCATCCAGCCACGCCGTGAGCGCGTTACGCCCGTCAAGCACCAACGCTTGCACCCCATTGGACGCGAGGAGCGACGCCACGTAAGAAGTCTTACCGATTCCCCACGAGCCATCGATGGTGGGCGTCCTCCTCGGAACCTCAGTAGCCCAACTTTCGGCGGAGGCGTAGGCGGGATCGCGGCGCACGCGCAGGGTCGTGGTCCGCGTCGCCCGCCCATCTTCCGTCGCGATGACGCCACTGAACTCGGCGACGGCGGCGGAGAACTCGTCGCGGAGGCGGGTGTCGGCGTTGGTGAAGCGCGGGTTGGTGCCGGTCAGGTTGCCGTCGCCGATCAGGTAGGCGAGGAGCTTGACCTCGCACTCGCGCATCTCTTCGCCGCCGAACACCTCCAGCCGGCGCGGCACGGCGACGTGGTCACCGATGCCGACTTCGGAGAGCGGCTTCCATCCATCGATGGTCAGGAAGGGGTGCGTGAGCGTCGTCTCGACGGTGCGGCCCAGGCGCGTGGTGACGCGGAAGACGGGCTTTTCGCCGTCGTCCACGAACGCGCTCGGCTCCGTGATGGCGAACTTCCAGCGCTCGTCCAGCGTCAGCAGCCGCGCGGAGCGTGCGCGGTAGATCTCCTCGATGGTGGTGACGCTCCCGTTTTCCAGGAGGATCTCCGCGTCGTGGGCCAGGCACTTACCCATCGAGGGACGCGCCGCCACGATGATCAGGTCGCCGGGCTGGAAGCCGGCGGTGATCTCGTCGAGGTCGTTGAAGCCGGTGGCGACGCCTGTGACTGAGGAGGAGTTGTTCTGGAGCTGCTCGATCTTTTCAAAGGTCGGCCAGAGGATCTCCTTGATCCAGACGAAGCCCTTGCGGTCGTGCGTCTGCGCGATCTGGAAGATCCGCTGCTCGGCGTCGTCCAGCAGGTCCTCGACGTCCGACTGGCCGGCGTAGGTGTCCTGGATGATCCCCGTGGCCGCCTCGATCAGCCGCCGCAGGAGCGCCTTCTCGCGGACGATCTTGGCGTGGTACTCGATGTTGGCCGCGGTCGGGACCGCGTCCACCAGCGTCGACAGGAAGGTGAGGCCGCCGGCGGAGTCCAGGTCGCCGGTGGTGCGCAGCTCTTCGGGGAGGGTGACGAAGTCGATGACGTCGCCGCGCTCGAAGATGCGGACCATCGCGCGGAAGATGCGGCGGTTCCCCTCGCGGTGGAACATGGTGTCGTCGACGACCTCGATGGCTTTCGAGAGGGCGTCGGCGTCCATCATCATCCCCCCGAGCACGGCCAGCTCGGCCTCGGGGGAGTACGGAGGGGTCCGCTCAGAGAAGATCTCGGGCGGCGGCGCGGTGAAGCGCGCGACGGGCGAAGGGATCGACATGCGTCCTGCTTGCTGCGGGTAATGCTATGGAAATCCGCCGGTGTGGCGGCTCGAATGCTGGCTCAGGCGTCCAGAACGGAGCGGACGCGCTGGAGGTCGTCCCACACCGCGCGCACCCACCCCGGGTTGCGGAGGAGCGCGGCGGGATGGTAGGTGGGCACCAGGGGAATCCCCTCGTGCTCCGGGGCGGGCCGGTAGCGGTGGTCGCGCCCGCGCAGCTTGCCGATGGTGATGTCGGTGCCCAGCAGCGTCTGCGATGCGAACGCTCCGAAGGCGACGATGACGCGCGGCTTCACCAGCTCCACCTGGCGCAGAAGGTACGGGCTGCACGCCTCCACCTCGTCCGGCTGCGGGTTGCGGTTCCCCGGCGGACGGCACTTGAGCACGTTGCAGATGTAGACCCGCTCGCGCTCGAAGCCGACGGTGGCCAGCAGGAGGTCCAGCAGCTTCCCCGCCCTGCCCACGAAGGGCCGCCCGGTACGGTCCTCCTCCTCGCCGGGCGCCTCGCCCACCACCAGGATGTCGGCGTCGTGCGCCCCCTCGCCGAAGACGACGTGGCGGCGCGTCTCGGCGAGGCGGCAGCGCGGGCAGCCGAGCGACACGTCGCGCACCGCGTCCAGCGTGGGGAGGATGCGGATGGCGTCCGCGCCGATCCCGCGCGCCGGCGAGTCGGGCGACTGCGGCATCGGCGTGCTTCCCGGCACGGGGGCGCCGGCGCGGCGGTGCAGCGGGCGCTCGGGCGCTTCGCCCGGATTGGGCCCGGGAGGCGGCGGCGCGGTGCGGGCGGCGGGCGCCGGGGAGCGCTCCGCATGCGACAGCGCGGCGCGTACGTCGCCCGTGGTGTGGCCGTCCAGCACCAGCTCCGTGTCGCCGAGGTCGCGGCGCTGGCGGAGGTAGCTCCGGAGGAGATCCTTTGCGTCGGCGCTCACGCGGGCACCGCGGCGCGCGCGAGGAGGCCCTCCACCCGGTCGAGGATGTGGTCGGCGACCTCGGACTTGGGCATCAGCGGGAGCGCTTCGTCCGGCGCGTCGGGGCTGAGCAGGACGACGCGGTTGGTGTCGACCTCGAAGCCGGCGCCGGGCTCGGTAGCATCGTTCACCACCAGCAGGTCGAGCGCCTTCCCCAGCAGCTTGCGGCGCCCGTTTTCCACCGCGTCCGCCGTCTCCAGCGCGAAGCCGACGACGACGCTCCCGGCGCGTCGCGCGTAACGGGTGGCGCGCAGCACGTCGGCGGTCGCTTCCAGACGCAACTCGGGGACTCCGGACGCTTCCTTTTTCAGCTTCTGCGCGGCGGGATCGGCGGGGCGGAAGTCCGCGACGGCCGCCGCCATCACCAGCGCGTCGGCGTCGGGGAGCGCGGCCTCGACTGCGGTGCGCATCTCCTCCGCCGTCTCGATGCGGCGCAGCTCCACGCCGGCCGGGACCGGGAGCGGCGAGGGGCCGGAGACGAGGAAGACGTCGGCGCCGCGGCGCCAGGCGGCGGCGGCGAGCTCGTAGCCCATCCGCCCCGACGAGCGGTTGCCGATGTAGCGCACGGGGTCGATCGGCTCGCGCGTGCCGCCGGCGGTCACCACCACGCGCCGACCCGCGAGCGAGCCCGAGCCCTCCAGCGCGCGGCCCGCGTGCGCGACGATCTCGTCCGGCTCGATCATGCGGCCCGGACCCTCGCCCTCGCCCCACGCCAGCGGGCCGACGGCGGGGCCGGCCAGCCGGTAGCCGAACTCCGCCAGGCGGCGCAGGTTCCCCTGCGTGGCGGGGTGGGCGTACATCCGGTCGTTCATCGCCGGGCAGAGGACGACCGGCGCCTCCGTCGCGAGAAGGACGGCGGCGAGGAGGTCGTCGGCCATGCCTGCCGCGGCGCGCGCCAGGAAGTTGGCCGTGGCCGGGGCGACCACGACGGCGTGCGCGTCGCGGGCCAGGCGGATGTGGAGGTTGGGGTCGCCCTGCGGGTAGAGCGAGGTGTGGACGGGACGGCCCGTGAGCGCCTCAAAAGAAAGGGGGCGCACGAACTCCAGCGCGCCCCCGGTGAGGACCACGTCCACCGCGGCGCCCGCCAGCGTAAGCTCGCGCGCCACGGCGATGGCCTTGTACGCCGCGATCCCCCCGGTG
Above is a window of Longimicrobium sp. DNA encoding:
- the dnaB gene encoding replicative DNA helicase → MSIPSPVARFTAPPPEIFSERTPPYSPEAELAVLGGMMMDADALSKAIEVVDDTMFHREGNRRIFRAMVRIFERGDVIDFVTLPEELRTTGDLDSAGGLTFLSTLVDAVPTAANIEYHAKIVREKALLRRLIEAATGIIQDTYAGQSDVEDLLDDAEQRIFQIAQTHDRKGFVWIKEILWPTFEKIEQLQNNSSSVTGVATGFNDLDEITAGFQPGDLIIVAARPSMGKCLAHDAEILLENGSVTTIEEIYRARSARLLTLDERWKFAITEPSAFVDDGEKPVFRVTTRLGRTVETTLTHPFLTIDGWKPLSEVGIGDHVAVPRRLEVFGGEEMRECEVKLLAYLIGDGNLTGTNPRFTNADTRLRDEFSAAVAEFSGVIATEDGRATRTTTLRVRRDPAYASAESWATEVPRRTPTIDGSWGIGKTSYVASLLASNGVQALVLDGRNALTAWLDGLGLMGKNAAGKFVPAPVFTLVRPQVALFLNRLFATDGWATVLASGQAQLGYETVSERLARQLQHLLLRFRVIAQLRRREVKYRDGRRTAWQLDITDAESIRTFAREIGIFGKEEALGRAVAAVGAKRYQTNRDLIPRGVWARIEAAKGEESWASLARRAGIEGWTNVHAGKRSLSRRRLRAFADALDDTELRALADSDVYWDEVVSVEPLGMRQVYDLTIPATHNFVANDVCVHNTAFTLNIAQHAAISAKAPVAFFSLEMSKESLVQRVLCAEARVDASRLRRGRLMDDEYARLATAAGYLNTAPIYIDDTAGISVLEMRAKARRLKSDRPDLAMIIVDYLQLMVGKGKTENRQQEVSEISRGLKALAKELDVPVVALSQLSRAVESRPDKRPMMSDLRECVPGETLVVLSDGRRVPIRELVGTTPRVVAVSEQGELVHAQADLVWSVGRKPVLRVRLASGRTLRCTAQHRVLGGAGWVHAGELAPGDRVALARRLPEPLEPETWSEARLALLGHLVGDGSYLSGQPLRYTTASEENSRMVTEAAEAEFGVVVNRHAGRGNWHQLVISGNGNRWHPAGVNLWLRELGIFGQRSHQKRLPAGVFRLRDEQIAILLRHLWATDGAIYARPAEMRGSSSVYFSTCSPGLAGDVAALLLRLGIMARIREVPHATARPVFAVAVSGAADQRRFLDVVGGFGPRAEPAARLAEQLADVEPNTNVDTLPHEVFGRVKAAMAEQGISQRAMAAARGTSYGGTAHFDFAPSRAVVAEYAELLDDDALRTQAANDLFWDRVVEVAPDGEEEVFDLTVPGPANWLADGIVSHNSGAIEQDADVIMFLYRPEYYFGPTDKEGNSLEGLAELIIGKQRNGATGKINLMFRKEFTRFESFSPRDGGSSFSPGE
- a CDS encoding uracil-DNA glycosylase, whose amino-acid sequence is MSADAKDLLRSYLRQRRDLGDTELVLDGHTTGDVRAALSHAERSPAPAARTAPPPPGPNPGEAPERPLHRRAGAPVPGSTPMPQSPDSPARGIGADAIRILPTLDAVRDVSLGCPRCRLAETRRHVVFGEGAHDADILVVGEAPGEEEDRTGRPFVGRAGKLLDLLLATVGFERERVYICNVLKCRPPGNRNPQPDEVEACSPYLLRQVELVKPRVIVAFGAFASQTLLGTDITIGKLRGRDHRYRPAPEHEGIPLVPTYHPAALLRNPGWVRAVWDDLQRVRSVLDA
- the coaBC gene encoding bifunctional phosphopantothenoylcysteine decarboxylase/phosphopantothenate--cysteine ligase CoaBC; protein product: MAAPRAPRRPFRGRRVVLGVTGGIAAYKAIAVARELTLAGAAVDVVLTGGALEFVRPLSFEALTGRPVHTSLYPQGDPNLHIRLARDAHAVVVAPATANFLARAAAGMADDLLAAVLLATEAPVVLCPAMNDRMYAHPATQGNLRRLAEFGYRLAGPAVGPLAWGEGEGPGRMIEPDEIVAHAGRALEGSGSLAGRRVVVTAGGTREPIDPVRYIGNRSSGRMGYELAAAAWRRGADVFLVSGPSPLPVPAGVELRRIETAEEMRTAVEAALPDADALVMAAAVADFRPADPAAQKLKKEASGVPELRLEATADVLRATRYARRAGSVVVGFALETADAVENGRRKLLGKALDLLVVNDATEPGAGFEVDTNRVVLLSPDAPDEALPLMPKSEVADHILDRVEGLLARAAVPA